In Elaeis guineensis isolate ETL-2024a chromosome 1, EG11, whole genome shotgun sequence, a genomic segment contains:
- the LOC105060216 gene encoding two-component response regulator ORR22 isoform X1, giving the protein MGREGGPKDQFPVGLRVLAVDDDPICLKLLEALLLQCQYQVTTTNQAIKALKMLRENRDKFDLVISDVHMPDMDGFKLLELVGLEMDLPVIMLSANGETKAVMKGITHGACDYLLKPVRIEELRNIWQHVVRRRKFDNKDHNNYDNGDDFEKLQQGQTTGGSSDLGGKLNRKRKDQNEDDEDDGQENMHDNEDPSTQKKPRVVWSVELHRKFVAAVNQLGIDKAVPKRILDLMNVEKLTRENVASHLQKYRLYLKRLSAVASQQANMVAAFGGRDPSSLHIGSLDGYGNFHALAASGQLPALSSFQTNGVLSRTNSVGYGLRGFAPSGIVQPGQTHCNTNSPINDLSKLQCISLPGSKHGKLLQGMPTTLELDQLQQHKRMQEATIHLPGGFSGAGLVTGSSSNSFVNVTSSPLLSQAYRQHTQSKGLGNHSSVGIPSMSSDPFHASVGGSSHLPDLGRCNDTWQGAVPLTSYQSNTLSMNAPFHHDDLANMGASVPVVSHIDSTPLNISSSNVVAAPLHDPVTGRDVQCHASSLGGNTMLMPSSLEEDSKFLNFGSAGTSKQKLKEANQDHIHEPNLIFNSYSNPSLSNKLIVDPIAENQRLNNGYLSKKLDINGVGQTNFSAPVREQNCKIDKSTTNIQLTYKEDSTLETAKSQGGFNSNGCSFDDLVNSMIKPDRDDIAFMDGDIVCDFYPLGACM; this is encoded by the exons ATGGGGAGAGAAGGTGGGCCCAAAGACCAGTTTCCGGTCGGCTTGCGGGTTCTGGCCGTTGACGATGATCCAATTTGCCTCAAGTTGCTGGAGGCTCTTTTGCTTCAATGCCAGTACCAAG TTACGACGACTAATCAGGCTATCAAGGCTCTGAAGATGCTGAGGGAGAACAGAGACAAGTTTGATCTGGTCATCAGTGATGTCCATATGCCCGACATGGATGGTTTCAAATTGTTGGAGCTTGTGGGCCTCGAGATGGACCTCCCGGTCATCA TGCTATCGGCCAATGGTGAGACCAAAGCAGTGATGAAGGGGATAACACATGGTGCCTGCGACTATCTGCTGAAACCTGTTCGGATTGAAGAACTCAGGAATATATGGCAGCATGTGGTTAGGAGGAGGAAATTTGATAACAAAGATCATAATAATTATGATAATGGGGATGATTTTGAGAAGCTCCAACAGGGTCAGACTACTGGTGGATCATCCGATCTTGGCGGGAAACTCAACAGAAAGAGGAAGGACCAGAATGAGGATGATGAAGATGACGGACAGGAAAACATGCATGACAATGAAGATCCATCCACTCAGAAAAAGCCGAGGGTTGTGTGGTCCGTTGAGCTGCATCGAAAATTTGTAGCTGCTGTCAATCAGTTGGGAATTGACA AGGCTGTGCCTAAGAGGATACTTGATCTGATGAATGTTGAAAAGCTCACACGGGAAAATGTTGCAAGCCACCTACAG AAGTACAGGCTCTACCTCAAAAGACTCAGTGCTGTGGCAAGCCAACAAGCTAACATGGTAGCTGCTTTTGGGGGGAGAGACCCCTCCTCTTTACACATCGGTTCATTGGATGGATATGGAAATTTTCATGCATTGGCTGCTTCTGGTCAGCTACCAGCACTGTCATCTTTCCAAACAAATGGAGTGCTAAGTAGAACAAATTCGGTTGGATATGGACTGCGCGGTTTTGCTCCCTCAGGAATAGTTCAACCCGGACAGACCCATTGCAACACAAACAGTCCCATCAATGATCTTAGTAAGCTTCAGTGCATTAGTCTACCGGGAAGCAAACATGGGAAGTTGCTCCAGGGGATGCCCACAACATTGGAACTAGACCAATTACAACAACACAAGAGGATGCAGGAAGCAACTATCCATCTGCCTGGTGGTTTCTCTGGTGCTGGACTGGTTACTGGCAGCTCCAGTAACTCATTTGTCAATGTAACAAGCAGCCCTTTGTTATCACAAGCATATCGGCAGCATACACAGTCAAAGGGGTTGGGCAATCACTCTTCTGTAGGAATACCGTCCATGAGCTCAGACCCTTTCCATGCGAGTGTTGGTGGTTCTTCCCATTTGCCCGATCTTGGTAGATGTAATGACACCTGGCAGGGTGCTGTTCCGTTAACCAGCTATCAATCCAACACTTTGTCTATGAATGCCCCTTTTCATCATGATGACTTAGCTAATATGGGAGCCAGTGTTCCAGTAGTCTCACACATAGACAGCACTCCTTTGAATATTTCTTCCAGCAATGTAGTAGCAGCACCTCTGCATGATCCTGTGACTGGAAGAGATGTGCAGTGCCATGCCAGCTCTCTTGGTGGGAACACGATGCTTATGCCTTCATCTTTAGAGGAAGACTCAAAGTTCTTGAACTTCGGAAGTGCAGGCACTTCTAAACAGAAATTGAAGGAGGCAAACCAAGACCATATTCATGAACCTAATCTTATATTCAATTCTTattcaaatccttctttgtctaaTAAGCTTATAGTTGATCCTATTGCTGAGAATCAGAGACTGAACAATGGTTATCTTAGCAAAAAGTTGGACATCAATGGGGTTGGCCAAACAAATTTTAGTGCTCCAGTTCGTGAACAGAATTGCAAGATTGATAAGTCAACCACGAATATTCAGCTGACCTATAAGGAGGATTCTACTTTGGAGACTGCAAAATCGCAGGGTGGATTCAATTCTAACGGTTGCAGCTTTGATGATTTGGTCAATTCCATGATCAAACCG GACAGGGATGACATTGCATTTATGGATGGTGACATAGTTTGCGACTTCTATCCTCTAGGTGCCTGCATGTGA
- the LOC105060216 gene encoding two-component response regulator ORR22 isoform X2, whose product MGREGGPKDQFPVGLRVLAVDDDPICLKLLEALLLQCQYQVTTTNQAIKALKMLRENRDKFDLVISDVHMPDMDGFKLLELVGLEMDLPVIMLSANGETKAVMKGITHGACDYLLKPVRIEELRNIWQHVVRRRKFDNKDHNNYDNGDDFEKLQQGQTTGGSSDLGGKLNRKRKDQNEDDEDDGQENMHDNEDPSTQKKPRVVWSVELHRKFVAAVNQLGIDKAVPKRILDLMNVEKLTRENVASHLQKYRLYLKRLSAVASQQANMVAAFGGRDPSSLHIGSLDGYGNFHALAASGQLPALSSFQTNGVLSRTNSVGYGLRGFAPSGIVQPGQTHCNTNSPINDLSKLQCISLPGSKHGKLLQGMPTTLELDQLQQHKRMQEATIHLPGGFSGAGLVTGSSSNSFVNVTSSPLLSQAYRQHTQSKGLGNHSSVGIPSMSSDPFHASVGGSSHLPDLGRCNDTWQGAVPLTSYQSNTLSMNAPFHHDDLANMGASVPVVSHIDSTPLNISSSNVVAAPLHDPVTGRDVQCHASSLGGNTMLMPSSLEEDSKFLNFGSAGTSKQKLKEANQDHIHEPNLIFNSYSNPSLSNKLIVDPIAENQRLNNGYLSKKLDINGVGQTNFSAPVREQNCKIDKSTTNIQLTYKEDSTLETAKSQGGFNSNGCSFDDLVNSMIKPNLQV is encoded by the exons ATGGGGAGAGAAGGTGGGCCCAAAGACCAGTTTCCGGTCGGCTTGCGGGTTCTGGCCGTTGACGATGATCCAATTTGCCTCAAGTTGCTGGAGGCTCTTTTGCTTCAATGCCAGTACCAAG TTACGACGACTAATCAGGCTATCAAGGCTCTGAAGATGCTGAGGGAGAACAGAGACAAGTTTGATCTGGTCATCAGTGATGTCCATATGCCCGACATGGATGGTTTCAAATTGTTGGAGCTTGTGGGCCTCGAGATGGACCTCCCGGTCATCA TGCTATCGGCCAATGGTGAGACCAAAGCAGTGATGAAGGGGATAACACATGGTGCCTGCGACTATCTGCTGAAACCTGTTCGGATTGAAGAACTCAGGAATATATGGCAGCATGTGGTTAGGAGGAGGAAATTTGATAACAAAGATCATAATAATTATGATAATGGGGATGATTTTGAGAAGCTCCAACAGGGTCAGACTACTGGTGGATCATCCGATCTTGGCGGGAAACTCAACAGAAAGAGGAAGGACCAGAATGAGGATGATGAAGATGACGGACAGGAAAACATGCATGACAATGAAGATCCATCCACTCAGAAAAAGCCGAGGGTTGTGTGGTCCGTTGAGCTGCATCGAAAATTTGTAGCTGCTGTCAATCAGTTGGGAATTGACA AGGCTGTGCCTAAGAGGATACTTGATCTGATGAATGTTGAAAAGCTCACACGGGAAAATGTTGCAAGCCACCTACAG AAGTACAGGCTCTACCTCAAAAGACTCAGTGCTGTGGCAAGCCAACAAGCTAACATGGTAGCTGCTTTTGGGGGGAGAGACCCCTCCTCTTTACACATCGGTTCATTGGATGGATATGGAAATTTTCATGCATTGGCTGCTTCTGGTCAGCTACCAGCACTGTCATCTTTCCAAACAAATGGAGTGCTAAGTAGAACAAATTCGGTTGGATATGGACTGCGCGGTTTTGCTCCCTCAGGAATAGTTCAACCCGGACAGACCCATTGCAACACAAACAGTCCCATCAATGATCTTAGTAAGCTTCAGTGCATTAGTCTACCGGGAAGCAAACATGGGAAGTTGCTCCAGGGGATGCCCACAACATTGGAACTAGACCAATTACAACAACACAAGAGGATGCAGGAAGCAACTATCCATCTGCCTGGTGGTTTCTCTGGTGCTGGACTGGTTACTGGCAGCTCCAGTAACTCATTTGTCAATGTAACAAGCAGCCCTTTGTTATCACAAGCATATCGGCAGCATACACAGTCAAAGGGGTTGGGCAATCACTCTTCTGTAGGAATACCGTCCATGAGCTCAGACCCTTTCCATGCGAGTGTTGGTGGTTCTTCCCATTTGCCCGATCTTGGTAGATGTAATGACACCTGGCAGGGTGCTGTTCCGTTAACCAGCTATCAATCCAACACTTTGTCTATGAATGCCCCTTTTCATCATGATGACTTAGCTAATATGGGAGCCAGTGTTCCAGTAGTCTCACACATAGACAGCACTCCTTTGAATATTTCTTCCAGCAATGTAGTAGCAGCACCTCTGCATGATCCTGTGACTGGAAGAGATGTGCAGTGCCATGCCAGCTCTCTTGGTGGGAACACGATGCTTATGCCTTCATCTTTAGAGGAAGACTCAAAGTTCTTGAACTTCGGAAGTGCAGGCACTTCTAAACAGAAATTGAAGGAGGCAAACCAAGACCATATTCATGAACCTAATCTTATATTCAATTCTTattcaaatccttctttgtctaaTAAGCTTATAGTTGATCCTATTGCTGAGAATCAGAGACTGAACAATGGTTATCTTAGCAAAAAGTTGGACATCAATGGGGTTGGCCAAACAAATTTTAGTGCTCCAGTTCGTGAACAGAATTGCAAGATTGATAAGTCAACCACGAATATTCAGCTGACCTATAAGGAGGATTCTACTTTGGAGACTGCAAAATCGCAGGGTGGATTCAATTCTAACGGTTGCAGCTTTGATGATTTGGTCAATTCCATGATCAAACCG AATTTACAGGTGTGA